One region of Ornithinibacter aureus genomic DNA includes:
- a CDS encoding DUF3159 domain-containing protein, with protein MSDAVTPATPQTVEALIRHRLSTALGGWRGSIETALPTVVFVALWTWRQDIRLAAGAAMGIALVLAVVRLAQKSSLTHVLGAVFATGIAAFFALRSGRAEAAFLPGILTNAAYLVGTVFSILARWPAVGFLVGAGDPRAAEDPFGWRKDRGMVAVCSRLTWVLVGVYAIRLLIMVPLYLAAEVAWLGVAKIALGWPLWVASIAVMGWMLVAGHTPLEPDSDTSPEAEPADTA; from the coding sequence GTGAGCGACGCTGTGACCCCCGCGACCCCGCAGACCGTCGAGGCGCTGATCCGGCACCGGCTGTCCACCGCCCTCGGGGGGTGGCGCGGGTCGATCGAGACGGCGCTGCCGACCGTGGTCTTCGTCGCCCTGTGGACGTGGCGCCAGGACATCCGGCTCGCTGCCGGGGCGGCCATGGGCATCGCCCTGGTGCTCGCCGTGGTTCGGCTCGCGCAGAAGTCGTCGCTGACCCACGTGCTCGGCGCCGTCTTCGCGACCGGCATCGCCGCGTTCTTCGCCCTGCGCTCGGGGCGCGCCGAAGCGGCCTTCCTGCCCGGCATCCTCACCAATGCCGCCTACCTCGTCGGCACGGTGTTCTCGATCCTGGCCCGCTGGCCGGCAGTCGGGTTCCTCGTCGGCGCCGGCGACCCGCGTGCTGCCGAGGACCCGTTCGGGTGGCGCAAGGACCGCGGCATGGTGGCAGTGTGCTCACGCCTGACGTGGGTGCTCGTCGGGGTCTACGCGATCCGGCTGCTCATCATGGTGCCGCTCTACCTCGCCGCCGAGGTGGCCTGGCTCGGCGTCGCGAAGATCGCCCTCGGCTGGCCGCTGTGGGTGGCCTCCATCGCCGTCATGGGCTGGATGCTGGTGGCTGGCCACACCCCGCTGGAGCCTGACTCCGACACGAGCCCGGAGGCCGAGCCAGCCGACACCGCCTGA
- a CDS encoding OB-fold nucleic acid binding domain-containing protein: MGLRELLHDLGKTSVEHQADALRSQSETAGGDDLTALAPRHPACVCGTVRTVTLPPRRSVPALVAEVWDGNGSVNLVWIGRRSIAGIEPGTFLRARGRVAEVRGVPTIFNPAYEIVPTA; encoded by the coding sequence ATGGGCCTGCGCGAGCTGCTGCACGACCTGGGCAAGACCTCGGTCGAGCACCAGGCCGACGCGCTGCGCAGCCAGTCCGAGACAGCGGGGGGTGATGACCTCACGGCCCTGGCTCCCCGGCATCCGGCCTGCGTGTGCGGCACCGTGCGCACCGTGACCCTGCCGCCGCGGCGCAGCGTGCCCGCCCTGGTCGCGGAGGTGTGGGACGGCAACGGCTCGGTCAACCTCGTGTGGATCGGTCGCCGCAGCATCGCCGGCATCGAGCCGGGCACGTTCCTGCGGGCGCGCGGCCGAGTGGCTGAGGTGCGCGGGGTGCCGACGATCTTCAACCCGGCCTACGAGATCGTGCCGACCGCGTGA
- a CDS encoding DUF3710 domain-containing protein, with protein sequence MSIFKRSKKSDPAGPAEEVDGVETLEGQDDTDTDTDGTDGGDAAGDVEVTRTASVVLDRSEGPFDASEVDGRGGRVDLGALWMQGVPGMELRLEVDQNTQQVNAAMAVIRDSTLQLQAFAAPRSGGLWDEIRAELVTAIETQGGTAEERVGPLGTELRTRMPSRGENGRTVFAPATFLGVDGPRWFLRGVLAGRAAIDDEAAAPLLEVLRAAVVVRGTEPMAPRELLPLALPREAERAAEAAEAEADAADEAERTSLDPFTRGPEITEVR encoded by the coding sequence GTGAGCATCTTCAAGCGTTCCAAGAAGTCCGACCCCGCCGGTCCGGCCGAGGAGGTCGACGGCGTCGAGACGCTGGAGGGCCAGGACGACACCGACACCGACACCGACGGCACGGACGGTGGCGACGCCGCGGGCGATGTCGAGGTGACGCGCACGGCATCCGTGGTGCTCGACCGCAGCGAGGGCCCGTTCGACGCGAGCGAGGTCGACGGCCGTGGGGGTCGGGTCGACCTCGGCGCACTCTGGATGCAGGGCGTTCCCGGCATGGAGCTGCGCCTCGAGGTCGACCAGAACACCCAGCAGGTCAACGCCGCGATGGCCGTGATCCGCGACTCCACGCTCCAGCTGCAGGCGTTCGCGGCGCCGCGCTCGGGTGGGCTGTGGGACGAGATCCGCGCAGAACTCGTGACCGCGATCGAGACGCAGGGCGGCACCGCGGAGGAGCGGGTCGGCCCGCTCGGCACCGAGCTGCGCACGCGGATGCCGTCGCGCGGCGAGAACGGCCGCACGGTGTTCGCTCCCGCGACCTTCCTCGGGGTCGACGGGCCGCGCTGGTTTCTGCGCGGGGTGCTCGCCGGTCGCGCGGCGATCGACGACGAGGCGGCAGCCCCGCTGCTCGAGGTGCTGCGCGCGGCCGTCGTCGTGCGCGGCACCGAGCCGATGGCTCCGCGCGAGCTGCTGCCGCTGGCCCTGCCGCGCGAGGCCGAGCGCGCTGCCGAGGCTGCCGAGGCGGAGGCTGACGCCGCCGACGAGGCCGAGCGCACGTCGCTGGACCCCTTCACGCGAGGGCCTGAGATCACCGAGGTGCGGTGA
- the dut gene encoding dUTP diphosphatase codes for MRGLSTVAVRRLHPDARLPLYATQGDAGADLTSVAQVTLAPGERALVPTGIALALPPGTVGLVHPRSGLAARHGITVVNAPGTIDSGYRGEVHVNLVNLDPRESFTVQVGDRIAQLVVQHYVQATFEVADSLPESDRGETGHGSTGGFGSHQPA; via the coding sequence GTGCGCGGCCTGAGCACCGTCGCCGTTCGCCGGCTGCACCCGGACGCCCGCCTGCCGCTCTACGCCACGCAGGGGGATGCCGGTGCCGACCTCACGAGCGTCGCGCAGGTGACGTTGGCCCCGGGGGAGCGGGCGCTGGTGCCCACCGGCATCGCGCTGGCGCTCCCGCCGGGGACGGTCGGTCTGGTCCACCCGCGTTCGGGCCTCGCGGCCCGGCACGGCATCACCGTGGTCAACGCCCCCGGCACCATCGACTCGGGGTACCGCGGCGAGGTGCACGTCAACCTCGTGAACCTCGACCCGCGCGAGTCGTTCACGGTGCAGGTCGGTGACCGCATCGCCCAGCTCGTCGTGCAGCACTACGTCCAGGCGACCTTCGAGGTCGCGGATTCGCTTCCGGAGAGTGACCGGGGGGAGACTGGGCACGGGTCCACGGGCGGCTTCGGTTCGCACCAGCCCGCCTGA
- a CDS encoding DUF4193 domain-containing protein has translation MATDYDAPRKTDDELSEDSIEELKSRRVDKRASSVDVDETEQAEGFELPGADLSGEELSVRVLPRQADEFTCSRCFLVHHRSQLATDKGGVLVCRECAA, from the coding sequence ATGGCAACCGACTACGACGCACCGCGCAAGACCGACGACGAGCTGTCCGAGGACTCCATCGAGGAGTTGAAGAGCCGGCGCGTCGACAAGCGCGCCTCGAGTGTCGACGTCGACGAGACCGAGCAGGCCGAGGGCTTCGAACTGCCCGGTGCCGACCTGTCCGGCGAAGAGCTCTCGGTGCGGGTGCTGCCGCGCCAGGCCGATGAGTTCACCTGCTCGCGGTGCTTCCTCGTGCACCACCGCAGCCAGCTCGCGACCGACAAGGGTGGCGTGCTCGTGTGCCGGGAGTGCGCGGCCTGA